A single window of Acidobacteriota bacterium DNA harbors:
- a CDS encoding glycolate oxidase subunit GlcD, with protein sequence NFVLDRENPDEIARARECVKETFQLSVDLGGTISGEHGIGYVKAPYMDFAVDPPTLEIMKAIKKVFDPNGILNPGKMFV encoded by the coding sequence AATTTCGTCCTCGACCGCGAGAATCCGGACGAGATCGCCCGCGCCCGCGAATGCGTCAAAGAAACGTTCCAGCTTTCGGTCGATCTCGGCGGCACGATCAGCGGCGAACACGGCATCGGTTACGTCAAGGCGCCGTATATGGACTTCGCCGTCGATCCTCCGACGCTCGAGATTATGAAGGCGATCAAGAAGGTCTTCGATCCCAACGGAATCTTGAATCCGGGGAAGATGTTTGTTTAG